In Bacillales bacterium, the DNA window GTTGCAAAGATGCTCAACGATCGGCACTTCCGCTTTCAACAACGCGGAATGCACCGGCCGCGAATGCCCGGAAGTGTCATCGATGTTGACGGCGTCGATCCCGACGAGCGCGGCTTTTTGTTCCAACAAAAATGCCGCGGCGGACGCGGTTAAATACGGATGATTTTCGAAATACCGGTCGGTATTCCAATGCCGATCCCAACCGGTATGTACGAGCACCGCTTTTCCGGCCAAATCCAAGCCTGCGAAATGGGTTTCGTCGACGGCTCGCACCCCCTCGGCCATTTTTATGACGATGCCTTCCAACCCTGCCGACGCCTTGATTTCGACCTCCGACAAATCTTTACCGTCCGCATACCGGTGAAACGGCGT includes these proteins:
- a CDS encoding cyclase family protein; translated protein: MNKRFIDLSHTIEHGVVTYKGLPAPLICDYLSREASREHYAEGTEFQIGKIEMVANTGTYIDTPFHRYADGKDLSEVEIKASAGLEGIVIKMAEGVRAVDETHFAGLDLAGKAVLVHTGWDRHWNTDRYFENHPYLTASAAAFLLEQKAALVGIDAVNIDDTSGHSRPVHSALLKAEVPIVEHLCNLQEIPEGQFRFYAVPPKIKGMGTFPVRAFAEIDR